DNA sequence from the Candidatus Eisenbacteria bacterium genome:
TCGATTTCCGCGGGGCCGGCTACAACGTTACCGCGTTCGGGACGGTGGGGCCGAAGGCCACGATTGATGCTGCGTTCAGAGCTTCAGTGGAGAAACTGGGTGAGTTTGCTCCACTGAGGGGCAAGTTCGACGTCGAGAGCGAACTGACGGTTTCAGGAAAGCTGCACGGCACCGGGGAGCGGTTGACGATTGAGACAGATCTGAGCGGCGAGCTCCTTCGCACGTCGCCATCGACTGTGTCTGGCGTTCTCAGGGACGGCCGGGTGGAAGGGGAGCTCTGGCCGCTTCTTTCTCTGAGTGCGAAGGCGGTTCTGAGTCCGGGGGAAGTGAGAGGTTCGGGGTTTGATTCGCTGACGGTGGAAACTCTGATTGAGAAGCCTCGAGACGGGAGCCGCCGTGCGGAGGTCGCTAAGGACAACGGTGAAGGATGGTGCTCGCCGGTGGTGGTCGTTAGCGGAAACGCCCGGGCCGTACGAGGTGACACCGTCATCACGGCGGAGGCGACTTTGGATTGCTGCGAGAGCGGAGTCCAAGTCAGGGTCGAGAATCTTGTGGCGAGTCTGGGGCAATCGGTCTGGCGGAATGAAGGAACCGTGCATCTCGGGTGGCACCGGGGGACCATGGAAGTGGCGGACCTCGTGCTCTTTTCGGGAGAGAGTCGCATCGAGCTTGCAGGTTCAACCGAGCCCGCAAAGAAGAGGGCCGCAGGGAGGCTGACCGTGGTCTCGCTGGACGTGCGGGGCGTCGCCGGCAAGTTTGTGCCCGCGGCCGGCAAGATGGACGCAGACGTGACGTTCGAGCAGACGGACAGTGGGTCCTCTTTGGACGGTCGGGTTGACTGGTCGGACGCCAGCTTCGGGGAAAGAACCTTTGACAGACTGTCCCTTTCGGCGTCGGTGAGCAACAACGAGATTCACCTGAAACAGGTGGAGGTCGTTAAGGCGCAGGGGAAGATCACGGCGTCGGGAGAGCTTCACTTACCCATCCACTTTGGAGAATTCATCGACTCCTTGAGGTCGAGGCGCTCGGTTCCGAGGGGTGTTCAGGCAAACCTTGACGTGGTGACGGCGGGATTGAGTCTTTCCGAATTCTCTCAGTGGCATCCTGCCCTGGCATCGCTGAGCGGCATCGTGGACGCGCGGATCAGGATAGATGGGTTTCTAGAGAATCCGCGGATGACCATCAGTTCAGACGCCAAGGACTTCCGCATTAGAAAATACCAGGTTGCGGGCTTGGAACTGAGAGCGACACTGGCGGACGGCGTGTGTAACATCTCCCGCCTCGGCGTGATGGAAGGGAATGCGAAGGGAGAGGCCCAGGGCTTCTTCCCCGTAGCGTTGAACCTGGGCACGGGTCACCTGAGCTTTCCGGATGGCGCCGTTGACGTGAGCGTCAAGCTGTCGGAGAGCGATTTGTCGGTTATTTCGCTTTTCGTGAAGCAGATTGCGTCCGCGTCGGGGCTGACCAAGGGCGAGGCTCGTATCAGCGGCACGTTGAGGAATCCCACGCTCAAAGGCGGCTTCGAGATCACGAATGCGACTCTCAGGCTGGTTGGGAGAGAGGAAGTACTCGAGAATGTCAATGCTCAGGTTTCCTTGAACGAGAGGGCGATCGAACTCGTAAGCTTCACCGCGACTCAGGGAGAAGAGGGCAGGTTGGAGGGAAGCGGCCGCATACCCTTGGGCAAGACCGAAGGGGCCGGGTATAGCTTCGCGATCAAGGGGAAGAAAGTCACGTTCGGCGACCCGGAGGATATCGCTCTCAAGTTTGATTGTGACCTCGTGATTTCGGCCGTCGAAGTGCGGGACCGGGGCACGTATCCGAAGATCACCGGAAAGATTGACGTGAAGCAGGGGATCATCGCGAGGGAGTTCCAGAGCGTCCAGGGTCCGCAGGAAGAGCAGCGGTGGCTCTGCGACGTCCGGGTGGAAGTCGTCAACAATCTGTGGCTCAAGAACATCAACACCGAGATAGAACTCGCCGGATCGGTAACGGCAAGAAAGGACATGTCCGGGCTCATTCTCCTCGGGTCTCTCACAATCTTGAGGGGAAAGTACTACGTTTTCGATAATGAGTTTACGATCACCTCGGGCACGCTGGAATTCAAGGACGTGGGGCGAATAGATCCTGAAATGAACATCAAGGCCGAGACCAGTGCCTCGGGAAGGATCGTTTACCTTACCCTGACGGGGAAGCTGAGCGAACCCACCATTGTGCTGGCTTCGGACGATTCCAATCTATCACAGACCGACATTCTGCGTCTTCTCACCGTGGGGAAGTACGCCACAACGGAGTCGGGGCAGACCGGCGATACTGGGCTGATGCCGGGCGTGACAGGTTCCGTGGGCAACTACTTCCTCAGGCAGGTTGAAAGAAGACTGGCGCGGGAACTCAAGTGGGTCGACTCCATCGAGCTCGGGGGCGACCTCGAGGGAACGAGCGCGATGAGCGAACTGCGATGGGGGCTTGGCAAGTACATCACGCCGGAGATATACCTGCGCTACTCACAAGGGCTCACCAAGATGTCTGGGAGAGACGTCTCCGTCGAGTACAGGCTGAGCAGTCTTCTGTTTCTGAGAGGTGGAGTCAGCAGCCGAGATAGATTTGCAGGCAGGGAGAGAGACGAGTACAATCTAGACCTGAGGCTCAAGTACGAGTACTAGGAGCTTGCCGGGGTGGAACTGCGTGCCCGTACGTGAGCGCGCGCAACGAGGTGGGGCATGAGTTTTGGCAAAGTGTACAAGTTGACGTGGGCGATTCTGGGCATCGTGATTCTCGCGGCTCACTGTCTGGCCGGCGAGGCAAGCGCGCAAACCTTTGGGAAGAACAAGGTCCAGTACACGCAGTTTCAATGGCGAGTGGCGTCCTCCAAGAACTTCGATGTCTACTTCTACACGGGCGAAGACACGTTGGCCACCATCGTTCTGGACCTCGCCGAGCAGGCCGTGAGCAAACTCTCGAATGACATGGGCCATCGTCTTCACAAAAAAGTACCGATAATCATTTACGAGTCCCACTACGACTTCGAGCAGACAAATGTGGTAACGGAACTCATAGAGGAGGGCGTCGGAGGCTTCACGGAGCTTTTCAAGAACCGAGTGGTGATCCCGTTCACGGGTTCGTACGAGGACTTGAGGCACGTGGTCGTACACGAGCTCACCCACGCCTTCATGTTTGACATGATGTACACGGGAATCTTCGATTCGATTCTGAGCGCCCAGTATCTCTACCAGATACCGCTGTGGTTTTCGGAAGGTCTTGCTGAATATGAATCGTTGGGGTGGGACGAAGAAGCGGACATGGTGATGAGGGACGCGGCAGTCTCAGGCTACGCCGTGCATCTTGACATGCTGAGCGGGGGATATCTTGTCTACAAACAGGGTCAGTCCGCCATGAGCTTTCTTGCCAGGCGCTACGGGAAGGAGAAGTTGCGGGAGATCGTCGGAGGTCTTAGGACAAATAGAGACTTGGAGAATGCGTTCCAGAGGAGTCTCGGGATGAGCGAGCGCAAGTTCAGCGAAGCGTGGATGGAGTCGCTGCGCAAGCAATACTGGCCGGAGGTGGCGCTTCGAGACAATCCCGAGACATTCGGAAGAAGAATAACGGACCACAGCGCCGACGGTTCCTTCCTCAACCACAGCCCGGCGGTGTCGCCGAAAGGAGACAGACTCGTTTTTCTCTCCGACCGGGCGGGCGCCATGGACATTGTGCTTGCCTCGGCGATAGACGGGAAGATCATCCGCAGGCTCGCGCGGGGCGAGAAATCGATGCGTTTCGAGGTAATTCCTTCCTTCAGGAATTCACTCGCCTGGTCTCCTGACGAGAAGAAGATTGCGTTCATAGCAAAGAGCGGTGAGGGGGACGTGCTCTATCTCCTGGACGTCAACTCCGGGCGGATTTCAAAACGGTTTAAACTGAAACTGAACGAGGCGGCTTACCCGAGCTGGTCGCCCGAGGGGGACAAAATCGCCCTCACGGGACTGATGGAGGGGAAGGCCGACCTCTATTTGCTGGACGTTCGAACCGGCGAATTGGAGAGATTGACGGAGGACCTCTACGACGACGTCGAGGCCAACTGGTCGCGCGACGGAAAGCTGATAGCCTTTGCCTCGGACAGACGCCTTCCTTTTGCCCTCGGCGCGGCCGCGGAGAAGGGCGGGATCGGTACTTATGCCATTTACACAATTGACCCGGTCACGCGACAAATAAGGAGCGCGATAGACACCGGAGGGAACGACAGGAGTCCGGCCTGGTCGCCCGACGGATCCGAGATAATCTTTACCTCAAGCCCTGACGGAGTCAGCAATCTCTTTGCTTTTGATTTCAAGGATTCATCCCTGGTACAGCTTACCGACGTTCTGGGAGGGGTATTCTCTCCCAACTGGTCCAAGAGTGACAGGCTTGCGTTCTCCCTGTTCTCCGACGCGGGATGGGACATTTATGTCGCCAAGGAGCCTCTGTCGCTGAAGGCCGTCATGGATGAGCTTGTCAAGGAAGGGAAGGCGCGGCGCATCGTGGCCGGTTCCGATACATCCAAGGCCTTCGTCGCTGCGACTCAGGCAGACACGTCTGCCGCCTCTTTTGCGGGGGCTGGAGTGGACACGTCGACGGTCTCCGTTGTCGCTGCTCAACGTGACACATCTGGGGTTTCTGTGACTGCGACCCTGCCGGAAACGTCACTTGCGCTTCTACCCACTGCCCTCAGCGTAGCCACGCCCCCGAACGCGCTGCTGGCGCGAGTGGACACCCTCGTCTCGAACGCTGATTCCTCCGGAACCGTGGTTCCGGGGAGCGTTGGCGTGGCAAAAGCCCGACCGTACAGGGTTAAGTTTTCGCCGGATTGGGTGACGGGTGGCTTCCAGTACAGCTCTGCCTACGGCCTCGGAGGCAGCACTCAGATTTCACTCAGCGACTTTCTCGGTAATCACAGAATCTACGTCGCCTCCGACTTCTTCTCGTCCGTGGAGGAAACTGACATCCTGGCAATCTACTACTATTTGCCGAGGCGGTTGGACCTGGGCGTGGGCGGGTTTCACTACAAGAATTACTACTATTCCAATACGACCACCCTCGGTGAGGAGTTCTCGGAGGAGAAGTATTTTTCCGAAAGAAACTACGGGTTCATGTTTCTTGGAAGCTATCCGTTCGGAAAATTCAACAGGGTGGAAGTGGATTTGACACAACTCACTGTTGAGAGAGAATTCTACGAATATGACGAATACACTGGAGCGTTCTACGCCGCGGGGACGAAGACCAAGCACGTTCTTTCGCCCGGCATCACCTTCGTCGGCGACACGGTTCAGTGGGGCGCGTTCGGGCCCGTGGCCGGATCGAGATGGGCCGTCTCATATTCGCACGCGCTCAAGCTGTCTGACGAAAGCATGGATTTCCACACCGCCTGGGTGGACCT
Encoded proteins:
- a CDS encoding translocation/assembly module TamB domain-containing protein encodes the protein MRLRGLKIAGVVLVSAVAVVAVAVVLLWQTDRAAINTRLAKLAQEFLIANDSTRIEISSISGNAVGSVTLHDVSLFVRDGKDWRSVLTARKIKLGYSLWELARRRFVLNQVEIEEPVCSLTKGARGTYLWPRFGKGGKGKGTKFVIGSLVIERGEFRIGRRGEKGLFDDISMRSSLTSGPDGIALKGLEVSFAASTWKYTVESCSGDLLFREGRMWLQSLDVRTAGSSYNVDGFIGLGHPMDVEIKVLVDTLSIVELKGMKTLAFLPGEGKVSGSATFSRKGGGPTRITSLLSGTYGTHVIDTLQSVTTAKNGKWENQFRMESQGSVIEGTFNAGPGTLQECAVDFVSFDPRAWPEIFTEARIPEGSLNGAFRFSGNSLVSPQRKGEIQVALDGGSYAGLSFLEGKGEGSFDGEGSLVFSSIDFRGAGYNVTAFGTVGPKATIDAAFRASVEKLGEFAPLRGKFDVESELTVSGKLHGTGERLTIETDLSGELLRTSPSTVSGVLRDGRVEGELWPLLSLSAKAVLSPGEVRGSGFDSLTVETLIEKPRDGSRRAEVAKDNGEGWCSPVVVVSGNARAVRGDTVITAEATLDCCESGVQVRVENLVASLGQSVWRNEGTVHLGWHRGTMEVADLVLFSGESRIELAGSTEPAKKRAAGRLTVVSLDVRGVAGKFVPAAGKMDADVTFEQTDSGSSLDGRVDWSDASFGERTFDRLSLSASVSNNEIHLKQVEVVKAQGKITASGELHLPIHFGEFIDSLRSRRSVPRGVQANLDVVTAGLSLSEFSQWHPALASLSGIVDARIRIDGFLENPRMTISSDAKDFRIRKYQVAGLELRATLADGVCNISRLGVMEGNAKGEAQGFFPVALNLGTGHLSFPDGAVDVSVKLSESDLSVISLFVKQIASASGLTKGEARISGTLRNPTLKGGFEITNATLRLVGREEVLENVNAQVSLNERAIELVSFTATQGEEGRLEGSGRIPLGKTEGAGYSFAIKGKKVTFGDPEDIALKFDCDLVISAVEVRDRGTYPKITGKIDVKQGIIAREFQSVQGPQEEQRWLCDVRVEVVNNLWLKNINTEIELAGSVTARKDMSGLILLGSLTILRGKYYVFDNEFTITSGTLEFKDVGRIDPEMNIKAETSASGRIVYLTLTGKLSEPTIVLASDDSNLSQTDILRLLTVGKYATTESGQTGDTGLMPGVTGSVGNYFLRQVERRLARELKWVDSIELGGDLEGTSAMSELRWGLGKYITPEIYLRYSQGLTKMSGRDVSVEYRLSSLLFLRGGVSSRDRFAGRERDEYNLDLRLKYEY